A section of the Rhizobium sp. BG4 genome encodes:
- a CDS encoding Xaa-Pro peptidase family protein — translation MALHFERSEFASRLARVTDQMREEKLDALLIFAQESMYWLTGYDTFGYCFFQTLVVKADGTMALITRSADLRQAKHTSILDNVHVWVDRVNADPTLDLKNLLVEMDLLGARIGVEYDTHGMTGRVARLLDAQLASFGQISDASYLVSRLRLIKSPAEVAYVERAAALADDALDQAIRLTKPGADEADILAAMQGAVFSGGGDYPANEYIIGSGADALLCRYKAGRRKLDANDQLTIEWAGTYAHYHVAMMRTIVVGEPTHRHRELYSACLENLQAIETVLKPGHTFGDVFDMHAKIMDERGLARHRLNACGYSLGARFSPSWMEHQMFHVGNPQPIEPNMSLFVHMIIADSDSGTAMTLGQTYLTTTEGPRTLSRHSLDFLGA, via the coding sequence ATGGCACTGCACTTCGAACGGAGCGAATTCGCAAGCCGCCTCGCCCGCGTCACCGACCAGATGCGCGAGGAGAAGCTCGATGCCCTCCTCATCTTCGCGCAGGAAAGCATGTACTGGCTGACCGGCTACGACACCTTCGGCTACTGCTTCTTCCAGACGCTGGTCGTCAAGGCTGACGGCACGATGGCGCTGATCACCCGCTCGGCCGATCTTCGCCAGGCCAAGCACACCTCGATCCTCGACAACGTCCATGTCTGGGTCGACCGCGTTAACGCCGACCCGACGCTCGACCTCAAGAACCTGCTGGTCGAGATGGACCTGCTCGGCGCCCGCATCGGCGTCGAATACGACACGCACGGCATGACCGGCCGCGTCGCCCGCCTGCTCGATGCCCAGCTTGCGAGCTTCGGCCAGATCAGCGACGCCTCCTATCTCGTCAGCCGCCTGCGCCTGATCAAGAGCCCGGCCGAAGTCGCCTATGTGGAACGTGCCGCCGCACTCGCCGACGATGCGCTCGACCAGGCAATCCGCCTCACCAAGCCAGGCGCCGACGAAGCCGACATTCTGGCCGCGATGCAGGGCGCCGTCTTCAGCGGCGGCGGCGACTATCCGGCCAATGAATACATCATCGGCTCCGGCGCCGACGCCCTGCTCTGCCGCTACAAGGCCGGCCGCCGCAAGCTCGATGCCAACGACCAGCTGACGATCGAATGGGCAGGCACCTACGCCCACTATCACGTAGCGATGATGCGCACGATCGTCGTCGGTGAGCCGACCCACCGCCACCGCGAGCTCTACAGCGCCTGCCTGGAAAACCTGCAGGCGATCGAAACCGTGCTGAAGCCCGGCCACACCTTCGGCGATGTCTTCGACATGCATGCCAAGATCATGGACGAGCGCGGCCTTGCCCGCCACCGCCTGAACGCCTGCGGCTACTCGCTCGGCGCCCGCTTCTCGCCGTCCTGGATGGAGCACCAGATGTTCCATGTCGGCAATCCGCAGCCGATCGAGCCGAACATGTCGCTCTTCGTCCACATGATCATCGCCGATTCCGACAGCGGGACCGCCATGACGCTCGGCCAGACCTATCTGACGACAACAGAGGGGCCGCGCACCCTGTCGCGTCATTCGCTGGACTTCCTCGGCGCCTGA
- a CDS encoding class I SAM-dependent methyltransferase codes for MTTALGEKIKAIIQANGPISVTDYFSLCLADPEHGYYRVREPFGRSGDFVTAPEVSQLFGEMIGVFIVHAWQQHGTPAGVRLVEIGPGRGTMMSDMLRVIARLAPPLFENMSVHLVETSERLRDVQSQTLEAHEGKITWHNDFDEVPPGFTLIAANELFDAIPIRQFVKTQTGFRERMVGLGADDELVFAAGVATIDPALLPDGAQSMPAGTLFEFSPARQSVMLAICERLKAFGGTALAIDYGHLVSGFGDTLQAVRMHEFDPPLANPGEADLTSHVDFEHLARTAVGAGLHLNGALHQGDLLVGLGILDRAAALGRDREPRTQQIIQSAVDRLAGSGEGRMGELFKAMAVSYPAVDLMPFRPVD; via the coding sequence ATGACCACCGCACTCGGTGAAAAGATCAAGGCGATCATCCAGGCGAACGGCCCGATCAGCGTGACCGATTACTTCTCGCTGTGCCTCGCCGATCCCGAACACGGCTATTATCGGGTCCGCGAGCCCTTCGGCCGCTCCGGCGATTTCGTCACTGCCCCCGAAGTCAGCCAGCTCTTCGGCGAGATGATCGGCGTCTTTATCGTCCACGCCTGGCAGCAGCACGGCACGCCGGCTGGTGTCCGCCTCGTCGAGATCGGCCCCGGCCGCGGCACGATGATGTCGGACATGCTGCGCGTCATCGCCCGCCTCGCCCCGCCGCTCTTCGAGAACATGAGCGTGCATCTGGTAGAGACCAGCGAGCGCCTGCGCGACGTCCAGAGCCAGACGCTGGAAGCCCATGAGGGCAAGATCACCTGGCATAACGATTTCGACGAAGTACCGCCTGGTTTCACGTTGATTGCGGCCAACGAACTCTTCGACGCCATCCCGATCCGCCAGTTCGTCAAGACGCAGACCGGCTTTCGCGAGCGCATGGTCGGCCTCGGCGCGGACGACGAGCTTGTCTTCGCGGCGGGTGTCGCCACCATCGACCCCGCCCTCCTCCCGGATGGCGCCCAGTCGATGCCGGCGGGCACGCTGTTTGAGTTCTCGCCGGCGCGCCAGTCGGTGATGCTCGCCATCTGCGAGCGTCTCAAGGCTTTCGGCGGCACCGCGCTTGCGATCGACTACGGCCACCTCGTCAGCGGCTTCGGCGACACGCTGCAGGCCGTTCGCATGCACGAATTCGACCCGCCGCTCGCCAACCCCGGTGAAGCCGACCTGACGAGCCACGTGGATTTCGAGCATCTTGCCCGCACCGCCGTCGGCGCCGGGCTGCATCTGAACGGCGCCCTGCATCAGGGCGACCTCCTCGTCGGCCTCGGTATTCTCGATCGCGCCGCCGCGCTCGGCCGCGACCGCGAACCTCGCACGCAGCAGATCATCCAGAGCGCCGTGGACCGCCTGGCAGGCTCTGGCGAGGGCCGGATGGGCGAGCTCTTCAAAGCGATGGCGGTCTCCTATCCCGCCGTCGATCTCATGCCGTTCCGTCCGGTGGATTGA
- a CDS encoding 50S ribosomal protein L25/general stress protein Ctc: MSHDTYELKAEARERVGKGSARELRRNGLIPAVIYGDKQAPISITLNTNEVTKRIHAGGFMTTVATIDVGGKKYQVLPKDYQLDPVRDFTMHVDFLRVSGNTQVTVEIPVHFINEEKSQGLKIGGVLNIVRHEVEVHCPANAIPEFFNVDLSGKKIGDSIHISEVTLPKGVTTVIDRDFTIATIVAPAAGVEEAAEEGDAEA, encoded by the coding sequence ATGAGCCACGACACTTACGAGCTCAAGGCCGAGGCGCGCGAACGGGTTGGTAAGGGGTCCGCCCGTGAACTTCGCCGCAACGGTTTGATTCCCGCTGTCATCTACGGTGACAAGCAGGCCCCGATTTCTATTACGCTCAACACCAACGAGGTGACGAAGCGTATCCATGCCGGCGGTTTCATGACCACGGTTGCCACGATCGACGTCGGCGGCAAGAAGTACCAGGTTCTCCCGAAGGACTACCAGCTCGACCCGGTTCGTGACTTCACGATGCACGTGGACTTCCTCCGCGTTTCCGGCAACACGCAGGTTACCGTCGAGATCCCGGTTCACTTCATCAACGAAGAGAAGTCCCAGGGTCTCAAGATCGGTGGCGTTCTCAACATCGTTCGTCACGAAGTCGAAGTTCACTGCCCGGCAAACGCGATCCCGGAATTCTTCAATGTCGACCTGAGCGGCAAGAAGATCGGCGACAGCATCCATATCTCGGAAGTGACCCTGCCGAAGGGCGTTACCACGGTTATCGACCGTGACTTCACGATCGCCACCATCGTTGCTCCGGCAGCTGGCGTCGAAGAAGCCGCCGAAGAAGGCGACGCTGAAGCCTGA
- a CDS encoding Kazal-type serine protease inhibitor: MRNHLKTGKRLALVALIPLLAACTVEVDQGYSRPPPRPRPPEPQMCTMEYAPVCGERGGRTQTFGNACQARNSGFRIVGRGECRREPPPFPRPEPDRPGRPDWPGSPGGPGRPDRPDRPERPGGICTREYRPVCGERGRQQQTFPNACEAGNAGFRIIGGGECRR; the protein is encoded by the coding sequence ATCCGAAATCATCTGAAGACTGGCAAGCGGCTGGCGCTGGTGGCGCTCATTCCGCTGTTGGCGGCCTGCACCGTCGAGGTTGACCAGGGCTATTCGCGGCCGCCACCGCGTCCGCGCCCGCCCGAGCCTCAGATGTGCACCATGGAATATGCGCCCGTCTGCGGTGAGCGCGGCGGCCGCACCCAGACCTTCGGCAATGCCTGCCAGGCCCGCAATAGCGGCTTCCGGATCGTCGGCCGCGGCGAATGCCGCCGCGAGCCCCCGCCCTTCCCGCGTCCGGAGCCCGATCGCCCCGGTCGTCCGGATTGGCCAGGTAGCCCAGGCGGCCCGGGCAGGCCCGACCGTCCGGACCGCCCCGAGCGTCCGGGTGGCATCTGCACCCGCGAATACCGTCCGGTCTGCGGCGAACGCGGCCGCCAGCAGCAGACCTTCCCGAACGCCTGCGAAGCAGGCAATGCCGGCTTCCGCATCATCGGCGGCGGCGAGTGCCGCCGGTAA
- a CDS encoding accessory factor UbiK family protein, giving the protein MTTGANRIMDEFAKLMTDAAGAAQGVRKEVETAFSAQAERWLNSMDVVKREEFEAVREMAIKARDENDALLARVAALEAQLAAKKK; this is encoded by the coding sequence ATGACGACTGGAGCAAACCGCATCATGGACGAATTCGCAAAGCTGATGACCGATGCAGCCGGTGCTGCCCAGGGCGTGCGCAAGGAGGTCGAGACGGCCTTCAGCGCGCAGGCCGAGCGCTGGCTGAACAGCATGGACGTCGTCAAGCGCGAGGAATTCGAGGCCGTGCGCGAGATGGCGATCAAGGCGCGCGACGAAAACGATGCGCTGCTGGCACGAGTCGCCGCTCTCGAAGCGCAGCTCGCCGCCAAGAAGAAGTAA
- the pgeF gene encoding peptidoglycan editing factor PgeF: MQNAASPAPIESALLQQAAGDAIRHGYFTREGGVSEGLYRGLNVGLGSNDDRDRVNENRRRVAAWFGQPLEKLATVHQIHSPDAVTVDADYDGDRPQADALVTATPGIVLGVLAADCGPILFADPENRVIGAAHAGWKGALTGVLENTIIAMEKLGARREAIVACLGPSISQASYEVGPEFVERFVTQDAAYAQYFIPSEKPGHSMFDLPGLTVARLTKAGVRAESVGLCTYPDSERFFSYRRTTHNNEPDYGRQISAISIREI, translated from the coding sequence ATGCAAAACGCGGCTTCACCCGCACCGATCGAAAGCGCGCTGCTGCAACAGGCGGCGGGCGACGCGATCCGCCATGGCTACTTCACCCGCGAAGGCGGCGTCTCAGAAGGCCTCTATCGCGGCCTCAATGTCGGCCTCGGCTCGAACGACGACCGAGACCGCGTCAACGAGAACCGCAGGCGGGTCGCCGCCTGGTTCGGCCAGCCGCTCGAAAAGCTCGCGACCGTCCACCAGATCCATTCGCCCGATGCCGTCACCGTCGATGCCGATTACGACGGCGACCGCCCGCAGGCCGATGCGCTCGTCACCGCCACACCCGGCATCGTGCTCGGCGTGCTTGCCGCCGATTGCGGCCCGATCCTGTTTGCCGACCCGGAAAACAGGGTCATCGGTGCCGCCCATGCCGGCTGGAAGGGCGCGCTGACAGGTGTGCTCGAAAACACGATCATCGCCATGGAGAAACTGGGCGCCCGGCGCGAGGCGATCGTCGCCTGCCTGGGACCATCGATCAGCCAGGCGAGCTACGAAGTCGGCCCGGAATTCGTCGAGCGCTTTGTCACACAGGATGCTGCCTACGCGCAGTATTTTATCCCGTCGGAAAAACCCGGACATTCGATGTTCGACCTTCCGGGCCTGACGGTCGCGCGGTTGACGAAGGCAGGCGTTCGTGCCGAAAGCGTCGGGCTCTGCACCTATCCGGATAGCGAGCGCTTCTTCTCGTACCGCCGCACCACCCACAACAACGAGCCGGATTACGGCCGCCAGATTTCAGCGATTAGCATCAGGGAGATTTGA
- the lgt gene encoding prolipoprotein diacylglyceryl transferase, with amino-acid sequence MPTAANLMAIMPFPDIDPIAFSIGPLAIHWYGLAYVVGIMLGWFYARRLAGNDSLWPANASPITKTQLDDFVVWAALGIVLGGRIGYILFYDMPAVIESPIRAIQIWNGGMSFHGGITGTTLAMILFARKNNIPIWSLFDIVAGVVPIGLFFGRIANFINGELWGRLADVPWAVVFPSGGPFARHPSQLYEAGLEGIVLLSVLALLIYGFRALKSPGLISGVFVCGYALSRIFVEFFREPDAQLGYLLGTGWLTMGMVLSFPMILLGLWAIVRARRQVALQN; translated from the coding sequence TTGCCGACTGCAGCCAATCTCATGGCAATCATGCCATTTCCGGATATCGATCCGATCGCCTTTTCGATCGGGCCGCTCGCTATTCACTGGTATGGCCTGGCCTATGTCGTCGGCATCATGCTCGGCTGGTTCTATGCACGCCGCCTCGCCGGCAATGACAGTCTCTGGCCGGCAAACGCCTCGCCGATCACCAAGACCCAGCTCGACGACTTCGTCGTCTGGGCCGCCCTTGGCATCGTGCTGGGCGGCCGCATCGGCTATATCCTCTTCTATGATATGCCGGCAGTGATCGAGAGCCCGATCCGCGCCATCCAGATCTGGAACGGCGGCATGTCCTTCCACGGCGGCATCACCGGCACGACGCTCGCCATGATCCTCTTTGCCCGCAAGAACAACATCCCGATCTGGAGCCTGTTCGATATCGTCGCCGGTGTCGTGCCGATCGGCCTGTTCTTCGGCCGCATCGCGAATTTCATCAATGGCGAACTCTGGGGCCGTCTCGCGGATGTGCCCTGGGCAGTCGTTTTCCCGAGCGGCGGTCCCTTTGCCCGTCATCCAAGCCAGCTCTACGAGGCCGGTCTCGAAGGCATCGTGCTGCTCTCGGTTCTGGCGCTTCTGATCTACGGCTTCCGCGCCCTGAAATCGCCGGGCCTCATTTCCGGCGTCTTCGTCTGCGGCTATGCGCTGTCACGCATCTTCGTGGAATTCTTCCGCGAGCCGGATGCGCAGCTTGGCTATCTGCTCGGCACAGGCTGGCTGACCATGGGGATGGTGCTGTCCTTCCCGATGATCCTGCTCGGCCTCTGGGCGATCGTGCGCGCCCGCCGCCAGGTCGCGCTGCAGAACTAA
- a CDS encoding bifunctional diguanylate cyclase/phosphodiesterase, giving the protein MLRIISCITVEHSLPHLVFATVICLLGSVLTMRLFSRVRRTEGLQKYNWLFLSGFVGGSTIWTTHFVAMLGYQSPATNGYEPELTLLSLFIGIAASVIGFSIAALTPKSALIEAGGAIVGLGIACMHYVGIAGYKVAGHMVWSEPYVVASLIAAAIFGAIATNRVARPVTRFCKHGSALALILAIVLTHFTGMAGLTIVPDSAIPVTGELISVGIMTGLVLAVMVVILALGASTYVIDLQTSQAAVERYRHLSLHDPLTNLPNRAAFNEHVTALTKRPKDMTANIAVLSFDLDRFKEINDVHGHAAGDAVLRAVADRLMHLSNDMLFVARVGGDEFVAVMSKYFIRADATSLAQRIIDVIAEPVSWEGQTLSVGTSIGISTFPGQAGTIDDLLSQADIAMYRAKSTSSNSICFYDASMDQISRERNALAMEMRDGLKRGEFELFYQQQNDTMTREVVGFEVLLRWKHPVRGYIPPMEFIPIAERNGFILELGEWVLRSACAEAATWTNPLRIAVNVAPQQLSDHRLPQIVHEILLQTGLPASRLEIEITESGIIADHQHALHAIRRLKALGIKVAMDDYGTGYSSLSTLQSFPFDKIKIDRAFVDGVVTNKQSAAIVRSTLILAASLDIPVLAEGVENEDHIDFLRREGCLQVQGFLFGKPVPRAGIETIVGAEAPAKVAEPQPEVIVVDDIKPAAAA; this is encoded by the coding sequence ATGTTGCGTATCATTTCCTGCATCACAGTCGAACATAGCCTGCCGCATCTCGTCTTTGCGACGGTGATCTGCCTGCTGGGCTCAGTGCTGACGATGCGGCTTTTCAGCCGGGTACGCCGGACCGAGGGATTGCAGAAGTATAACTGGCTGTTCCTCTCGGGCTTCGTTGGCGGCTCGACGATCTGGACCACGCATTTCGTCGCCATGCTGGGCTATCAGTCGCCGGCGACCAACGGCTATGAGCCGGAACTGACCCTGCTGTCGCTGTTTATCGGTATTGCCGCCAGCGTTATCGGCTTTTCGATCGCGGCACTGACGCCGAAGAGCGCGCTCATCGAAGCGGGCGGCGCGATTGTCGGTCTCGGTATCGCCTGCATGCATTATGTCGGGATCGCCGGTTACAAGGTTGCCGGCCACATGGTCTGGAGCGAGCCCTATGTCGTGGCGTCGCTGATTGCGGCGGCGATCTTCGGTGCGATCGCCACCAATCGCGTCGCCCGGCCGGTCACCCGTTTCTGCAAGCATGGTTCGGCGCTGGCGCTGATCCTGGCGATCGTGCTGACGCATTTCACCGGCATGGCCGGGCTGACGATCGTTCCCGACAGCGCCATCCCGGTCACCGGCGAGCTGATCTCGGTCGGCATCATGACCGGCCTGGTTCTCGCCGTCATGGTGGTCATCCTCGCGCTTGGTGCCTCCACCTATGTCATCGACCTGCAGACCAGCCAGGCGGCCGTCGAGCGCTACCGTCACCTGTCGCTGCATGATCCGCTGACCAACCTGCCGAACCGCGCGGCCTTCAACGAGCATGTCACGGCGCTGACCAAGCGCCCGAAGGACATGACTGCGAATATTGCGGTGTTGTCTTTCGATCTCGACCGCTTCAAGGAAATCAACGACGTTCACGGCCATGCGGCCGGCGATGCCGTCTTGCGCGCGGTTGCGGACCGGCTGATGCATCTGAGCAATGACATGCTGTTCGTGGCCCGCGTCGGCGGCGACGAATTCGTGGCGGTCATGAGCAAGTATTTCATCCGCGCCGATGCCACTTCGCTGGCGCAGCGGATCATCGATGTCATCGCCGAACCGGTTTCCTGGGAGGGGCAGACGCTTTCCGTCGGCACCAGCATCGGCATCTCCACTTTCCCGGGGCAGGCGGGTACGATCGATGATCTCCTGTCGCAGGCCGATATCGCCATGTACCGGGCGAAATCGACCTCGAGCAACAGCATCTGCTTCTACGATGCATCGATGGACCAGATCTCGCGCGAGCGGAATGCGCTGGCGATGGAAATGCGTGATGGCCTGAAGCGCGGCGAGTTCGAGCTCTTCTATCAACAGCAGAACGATACGATGACGCGCGAAGTGGTCGGCTTCGAGGTGCTGCTGCGCTGGAAGCATCCGGTGCGCGGCTATATTCCGCCGATGGAATTCATTCCGATCGCCGAGCGCAACGGCTTCATTCTGGAGCTCGGCGAATGGGTGCTGCGCAGCGCCTGCGCCGAGGCTGCGACCTGGACGAACCCGCTCCGGATCGCCGTCAACGTCGCGCCGCAGCAGCTGAGCGACCACCGCCTGCCGCAGATCGTCCATGAAATCCTGCTGCAGACCGGTTTGCCGGCATCGCGGCTGGAGATCGAGATCACCGAGTCCGGCATTATCGCCGACCACCAGCATGCGCTGCACGCGATCCGCCGCCTGAAGGCGCTCGGCATCAAGGTTGCAATGGACGATTATGGCACAGGCTATTCGTCGCTTTCGACGCTGCAGAGCTTCCCGTTCGACAAGATCAAGATCGACCGGGCCTTCGTCGATGGCGTTGTCACCAACAAGCAGTCGGCGGCGATCGTCCGCTCGACGCTGATCCTGGCGGCAAGTCTCGACATTCCGGTTCTTGCCGAAGGCGTCGAGAACGAAGATCACATCGACTTCCTGCGCCGGGAAGGGTGCCTTCAGGTGCAGGGCTTCCTGTTCGGCAAGCCGGTGCCGCGCGCCGGCATCGAGACCATCGTCGGCGCCGAAGCGCCCGCCAAGGTCGCGGAACCTCAACCTGAGGTTATCGTTGTGGATGACATCAAGCCCGCAGCGGCCGCCTGA
- a CDS encoding ribose-phosphate pyrophosphokinase, whose protein sequence is MKVFAGNSNRHLAEAICTYLNVSLGKASVRRFADQEIFVEVQENVRGEDVFLVQSTSFPTNDHLMELLIMIDAMRRSSARRITAVLPYFGYARQDRRASGRTPISAKLVANLITEAGADRVLTLDLHAGQIQGFFDIPTDNLYAVPVLTRDIKANYDTSNVTVVSPDVGGVVRARALAKRLDCLLAIVDKRRDRPGESEVMNIIGDVEGKDCILIDDIVDSGGTLCNAADALLAQGAASVTAYITHGVLSGGAVTRITSSKLRELVITDSIQPTTAVQSAHNIRVITTANLIGEAINRTSQEESVSSLFD, encoded by the coding sequence ATGAAGGTTTTCGCAGGCAATTCGAACCGGCATCTCGCCGAAGCGATCTGCACCTATCTCAATGTGTCCTTGGGCAAGGCCAGCGTAAGAAGATTTGCTGACCAGGAAATCTTCGTCGAAGTTCAGGAGAACGTCCGCGGTGAGGACGTCTTCCTCGTTCAGTCGACGTCCTTCCCGACGAACGACCACCTGATGGAATTGCTGATCATGATCGACGCGATGCGCCGGTCCTCGGCACGCCGCATCACGGCCGTCCTTCCCTATTTCGGCTACGCCCGCCAGGATCGCCGCGCCTCCGGCCGCACACCGATCTCCGCAAAGCTCGTTGCCAACCTGATCACCGAAGCCGGCGCCGATCGCGTTCTGACGCTCGACCTGCATGCCGGCCAGATCCAGGGCTTCTTCGATATCCCGACCGACAACCTCTATGCGGTTCCGGTTCTGACGCGCGATATCAAGGCCAATTACGACACCAGCAACGTCACCGTCGTCTCGCCTGACGTCGGCGGCGTCGTGCGCGCCCGCGCGCTGGCAAAGCGCCTCGACTGTCTGCTGGCGATCGTGGACAAGCGCCGCGACCGCCCGGGCGAATCCGAAGTCATGAACATCATCGGCGACGTCGAAGGCAAGGATTGCATCCTGATCGACGATATCGTCGATTCCGGCGGTACGCTTTGCAACGCCGCCGATGCCCTGCTTGCTCAGGGCGCGGCCAGCGTAACCGCCTACATCACCCACGGCGTTCTTTCCGGCGGTGCGGTCACCCGCATCACCTCATCGAAGCTGCGCGAACTCGTGATCACCGACTCCATCCAGCCGACGACGGCTGTGCAGTCGGCCCACAATATCCGCGTCATCACGACCGCCAACCTGATCGGCGAAGCCATCAATCGCACGAGCCAGGAAGAGTCGGTTTCGAGCCTCTTCGACTGA
- the proC gene encoding pyrroline-5-carboxylate reductase, with protein MSSVSADPIVLIGAGNMGGAMLSGWLKNGVPGSSVVVVDPGPSPAMMKTIEDAGATHVTAAPAGLKAGVLFIAVKPQVMEAVLPPVKHAVGPNTVVVSVAAGKTLGFLEKHLGEAAMVRAMPNTPAMVGRGVTGAFANAKVSAEQRDRVHSLLRVSGPVEWVPAESDIDSVTALSGSGPAYVFYLVECMAEAGRKLGLQADLAMRLARETVAGAGELLHQSPDDASKLRQNVTSPGGTTAAALSVLMAEKGMQPLFDEALEAARTRAQELAG; from the coding sequence ATGTCCAGCGTCTCTGCAGATCCTATCGTTCTCATCGGTGCCGGCAATATGGGGGGCGCGATGCTCTCCGGCTGGCTGAAGAACGGCGTCCCCGGCTCCTCCGTGGTCGTCGTCGATCCCGGCCCGTCGCCGGCAATGATGAAGACGATCGAGGATGCAGGTGCGACGCATGTGACGGCGGCTCCTGCCGGTCTCAAGGCCGGCGTGCTGTTCATCGCGGTCAAGCCGCAGGTGATGGAAGCGGTGCTGCCGCCGGTGAAGCATGCGGTCGGGCCGAATACGGTCGTGGTTTCGGTCGCTGCCGGCAAGACGCTCGGTTTCCTCGAGAAGCATCTCGGCGAGGCCGCGATGGTTCGCGCCATGCCGAATACGCCTGCCATGGTCGGCCGCGGCGTCACCGGTGCTTTCGCCAATGCCAAGGTCAGCGCCGAACAGCGCGACCGCGTTCATTCTCTTCTTCGCGTATCCGGTCCTGTTGAGTGGGTTCCGGCCGAGTCCGACATCGATTCCGTTACGGCGCTGTCGGGCAGCGGCCCTGCTTACGTGTTTTATCTCGTCGAGTGCATGGCTGAGGCAGGCCGTAAACTTGGCCTGCAGGCGGACCTCGCCATGCGTCTTGCACGGGAAACGGTCGCGGGGGCTGGTGAACTTCTCCACCAGTCCCCCGACGACGCTTCCAAGCTTCGCCAGAATGTTACCTCTCCCGGCGGAACGACCGCTGCCGCACTTTCCGTATTGATGGCGGAGAAGGGGATGCAGCCGCTGTTCGACGAGGCTCTTGAGGCCGCGCGCACGCGCGCCCAGGAACTGGCGGGCTGA
- a CDS encoding YbjN domain-containing protein encodes MSLMELEFERQSNPVDMIEYVAANNDWAFERSGEDEIAMTVEGKWADYHISFSWMEEFEALHLGCAFDIKVPENRVNEVTKLLAAINGQVLMGHFDLWRQEDVIIFRQSLLLAGGAEPTNRQVEVLLSSALDTCEAYYQAFQFVIWSGLDAAKAMEAVLFETVGEA; translated from the coding sequence ATGAGCCTGATGGAATTGGAATTCGAGCGTCAGTCGAACCCGGTCGATATGATCGAGTACGTCGCCGCCAATAATGACTGGGCATTTGAACGGTCAGGCGAGGACGAGATCGCGATGACGGTCGAGGGGAAGTGGGCCGATTACCACATCTCCTTTTCCTGGATGGAAGAGTTTGAAGCTCTTCATCTCGGTTGCGCCTTCGATATCAAGGTGCCGGAAAACCGCGTCAACGAAGTCACCAAGCTGCTGGCTGCCATCAATGGCCAGGTGCTGATGGGCCATTTCGACCTGTGGCGCCAGGAAGATGTCATCATCTTCCGCCAGTCGCTGCTGCTCGCAGGCGGCGCCGAGCCCACCAACCGTCAGGTCGAAGTGCTGCTTTCGAGCGCGCTCGATACCTGCGAAGCCTATTATCAAGCATTCCAGTTCGTCATCTGGTCCGGCCTCGATGCCGCCAAGGCGATGGAAGCCGTTCTTTTCGAAACCGTCGGCGAAGCGTAA